The Vulgatibacter sp. genome window below encodes:
- the hflX gene encoding GTPase HflX: MHDIHGNTLGLKPSQLQRLRNTYRRRLRANEVVSPELARHLTEISREIGRQVGVLLSRKGEVEHVIVGDAHKLELPDIGRARAGQVRLRGLRLVHTHLRDEPLTKDDLTDLALLRLDMVCEVQAQGDGLPGSLQFAYLLPENPKGDLWKIEEARSVHELDYDFGAEIRALEEQLAATTSAREVGDGERAILVGVSVGGNRSRAESSLRELEELAATAGVQVLDTVLQLRREHDPKFLIGKGKLEEIVLKSMQMGATMIVFDKDLQPSQARHIAEATSLKILDRTQLILDIFAQRAQSAEGKLQVELAQLKYMMPRLTRADPGLSRLAGGLGGRGPGETKLETDRRRVRDRVTFLERKIDALSSSRSVRRKERNRRGLPVISIVGYTNAGKSTLLNRLTQSEVLAENKLFATLDPTSRRLRFPMDREVIITDTVGFIRDLPKDLVAAFRATLEELEDADLLLHVVDVADPERDEHIAAVDKILDGLGLSQTPKILVFNKADKLGAGMGDGGAHLHDAVLVSALTRQGFDELLVRADKVLWAEGAKERAAANARTTWSPCSRGRITAMGPVDPDRPLLRSSRPRGYSVMVPLPTTWITDCRSGWIGSSVSQ, encoded by the coding sequence CCCCGAGCTCGCCCGCCACCTCACCGAGATCAGCCGCGAGATCGGCCGCCAGGTCGGCGTCCTCCTCTCCCGCAAGGGCGAGGTGGAGCACGTGATCGTCGGCGATGCCCACAAGCTCGAGCTCCCCGACATCGGCCGCGCCCGTGCGGGACAGGTGCGCCTCCGTGGCCTGCGCCTCGTCCACACCCACCTGCGCGACGAGCCCCTCACCAAGGACGATCTCACCGACCTCGCGCTGCTCCGGCTCGACATGGTCTGCGAGGTCCAGGCGCAGGGCGACGGGCTCCCGGGCTCGCTCCAATTCGCCTATCTCCTCCCGGAGAACCCCAAGGGCGACCTCTGGAAGATCGAGGAAGCCAGGAGCGTCCACGAGCTCGACTACGACTTCGGCGCCGAGATCCGCGCCCTCGAGGAGCAGCTCGCCGCCACTACCTCCGCCCGCGAGGTCGGGGACGGGGAGCGGGCGATCCTCGTCGGCGTCTCGGTGGGTGGCAACCGCTCCCGCGCCGAGTCCTCGCTGCGCGAGCTCGAGGAGCTGGCCGCCACCGCCGGCGTCCAGGTGCTGGACACGGTGCTGCAGCTCCGCCGCGAGCACGACCCCAAGTTCCTCATCGGCAAGGGCAAGCTCGAGGAGATCGTGCTCAAGTCCATGCAGATGGGCGCGACGATGATCGTCTTCGACAAGGATCTCCAGCCCTCGCAGGCGCGCCACATCGCCGAGGCGACCTCGCTCAAGATCCTCGATCGCACCCAGCTCATCCTCGACATCTTCGCCCAGCGGGCGCAGAGCGCCGAGGGCAAGCTCCAGGTCGAGCTGGCGCAGCTCAAATACATGATGCCGCGGCTCACCCGCGCCGATCCGGGCCTGTCGCGCCTCGCCGGCGGGCTCGGCGGCCGCGGCCCCGGTGAGACCAAGCTCGAGACCGACCGCCGCCGCGTCCGCGACCGCGTCACGTTCCTCGAGCGGAAGATCGACGCGCTCTCCTCGAGCCGCAGCGTGCGGCGCAAGGAGCGCAACCGCCGCGGCCTGCCGGTGATCTCGATCGTCGGCTACACCAACGCCGGCAAGTCGACGCTGCTCAACCGGCTCACCCAGAGCGAGGTGCTCGCGGAGAACAAGCTCTTCGCCACCCTCGACCCCACCAGCCGCCGCCTGCGCTTCCCGATGGATCGCGAGGTGATCATCACCGACACGGTGGGATTCATCCGCGACCTGCCGAAGGATCTCGTCGCCGCCTTCCGCGCCACCCTCGAGGAGCTCGAGGACGCGGACCTCCTCCTCCACGTGGTCGACGTGGCGGATCCGGAGCGCGACGAGCACATCGCCGCCGTCGACAAGATCCTCGACGGTCTCGGGCTCTCGCAGACGCCGAAGATCCTCGTCTTCAACAAGGCGGACAAGCTGGGCGCCGGCATGGGCGACGGCGGCGCGCACCTGCACGACGCGGTGCTGGTCTCGGCGCTGACGCGGCAGGGCTTCGACGAGCTGCTGGTGAGGGCCGACAAGGTGCTCTGGGCGGAGGGCGCCAAGGAGCGCGCCGCCGCCAACGCCAGGACCACCTGGTCGCCCTGCTCGCGGGGCCGGATCACAGCGATGGGGCCGGTCGATCCCGACCGGCCCCTTCTTCGTTCCTCGAGGCCCCGCGGCTACTCGGTGATGGTGCCGTTGCCGACCACGTGGATCACCGACTGCCGGAGCGGCTGGATCGGATCGTCCGTCAGCCAGTAG